The Nitrosomonas communis genome has a segment encoding these proteins:
- the cas1 gene encoding CRISPR-associated endonuclease Cas1, translating into MANKPLPIEKVRKLLHLKFKEKLSYRAIGQALGIGYMSACYLVRKFVESGQIWPTELTDNELRLLLYQQKIPYQPVRVLPNFEEVRQRLVDGSSIRREWQTYLSENPDGYRYKRFRELYQLWCENRLDVNSHAPIPTPCEGALKPKPIVSKQEASQRALNEEECIGEALKKAEGFWHSQVNDNALLTLAGHGARLTVERDELVIFPGTTASTVKEPARRLARAVHGLKAIVIVGYAGYLTLDAIEWLAQQKVGLYTLDLVGDLCLNLIPAISPHRPIQRRAQYTANPFTIARSIMREKLGEAIRVKPALALPYRRILNDISSIGTLDMLRQAEGRAANLYWNQWNFELDHHRDFPEHWRTFSNRSSTLTGSGRKAVHPVNAMLNYGYTVLAGRIERALVFDGYDPAAGTLHAAMDGRASLAWDLIELLRPTVDEQLIGWIQTQKWRKRDFEVNDDGVVYLRQQLARVVIQKSWIPDAKIKQVIRWYAGQLVGREEGFRVG; encoded by the coding sequence ATGGCCAACAAACCTCTTCCTATCGAAAAAGTACGCAAGCTACTTCACCTCAAATTCAAGGAGAAGCTGTCGTATCGGGCCATTGGACAGGCTCTGGGTATTGGTTATATGTCGGCGTGCTATCTGGTGCGCAAATTTGTTGAATCGGGCCAGATTTGGCCGACTGAGCTAACCGATAACGAGCTTCGCCTTCTGCTTTATCAACAGAAAATACCTTATCAGCCTGTTCGAGTGTTGCCCAACTTTGAGGAAGTAAGGCAACGATTAGTAGACGGCAGTTCCATACGACGGGAGTGGCAAACCTATCTATCGGAGAATCCGGATGGATATCGATATAAGCGATTCCGCGAACTGTATCAGCTATGGTGTGAGAATCGGCTTGATGTTAACTCCCATGCACCGATCCCTACACCATGCGAAGGCGCCCTTAAACCGAAGCCGATAGTAAGCAAGCAAGAGGCGAGCCAGAGAGCCCTTAATGAGGAGGAATGCATAGGAGAGGCCTTAAAAAAAGCAGAAGGCTTTTGGCACAGTCAGGTTAACGACAACGCCTTGTTAACACTAGCGGGTCATGGTGCTCGTCTTACAGTGGAACGAGATGAATTGGTCATTTTTCCAGGCACTACGGCAAGCACGGTTAAGGAACCCGCTCGGCGGCTGGCTCGTGCAGTGCATGGCCTCAAGGCTATTGTGATTGTCGGTTATGCAGGCTATCTCACGCTCGATGCCATCGAATGGCTGGCACAACAGAAAGTGGGGCTATATACACTGGATTTGGTAGGAGATCTTTGCCTTAATTTGATACCGGCCATTTCTCCCCATCGCCCGATTCAGCGCAGGGCACAGTACACAGCCAATCCCTTTACCATTGCGCGCAGTATTATGCGGGAAAAACTCGGCGAGGCCATACGGGTAAAGCCAGCATTAGCGCTGCCTTACCGGCGGATTTTAAATGATATATCCAGCATAGGAACCTTGGATATGCTCAGGCAGGCTGAAGGACGAGCGGCTAATCTGTATTGGAACCAGTGGAATTTTGAGCTGGACCATCACCGGGACTTTCCCGAGCACTGGCGCACCTTCTCCAACCGGAGCTCAACGCTCACGGGCTCAGGACGCAAGGCGGTTCATCCGGTCAATGCCATGTTGAATTATGGCTATACCGTATTAGCAGGACGCATCGAGCGAGCCTTAGTCTTTGATGGCTATGATCCCGCTGCTGGAACCCTGCATGCAGCTATGGACGGGCGCGCGAGCCTGGCATGGGATTTAATCGAATTGTTACGCCCAACCGTGGATGAGCAGTTGATTGGCTGGATACAAACACAAAAATGGCGTAAGCGGGATTTTGAGGTAAATGATGACGGTGTGGTTTATCTTCGTCAGCAACTCGCTCGGGTTGTCATTCAGAAGAGCTGGATTCCGGATGCCAAGATTAAGCAGGTTATTCGGTGGTATGCTGGGCAGCTGGTAGGTCGGGAGGAAGGATTTAGAGTGGGATGA
- a CDS encoding C40 family peptidase gives MPRLRRTALSLCLSCKPEEVILPKTLNVADVMPGDVLLCRSDYSGASVTEVTGSKYVHAAICVRQGYAAEASGHRVKEIEIEKLLNEYDHIAVLRQPDCWSPRRVNKLQSFIDAAISRKAGFNCDGMRTFEERKKAHEENLMDKLREFFEQTPVDPAVDCKSYFCSELVAAAHVAVGIIEPSAAVVYEPSTLSPSDLADDFTFGIFCGYLIPYSGYIIPEDDEYSAAPRLDEIFENKT, from the coding sequence ATGCCTCGTTTGCGCCGCACAGCTTTGTCGTTATGTCTTTCATGCAAACCAGAGGAAGTTATCTTGCCTAAAACCTTGAACGTTGCTGACGTCATGCCGGGCGATGTGTTGCTTTGCCGTAGTGACTACAGTGGAGCGTCTGTTACAGAAGTCACCGGATCAAAGTATGTACATGCTGCGATTTGTGTCAGGCAAGGATATGCGGCGGAAGCAAGTGGTCATCGGGTCAAAGAAATAGAAATAGAGAAGCTCCTCAATGAATACGATCATATCGCTGTCCTGCGTCAGCCCGATTGCTGGTCGCCACGTCGAGTAAATAAGCTGCAGTCCTTCATAGACGCCGCCATTTCACGGAAAGCCGGCTTCAATTGCGACGGCATGCGGACTTTCGAGGAAAGAAAAAAGGCGCATGAAGAAAATTTAATGGACAAGCTGCGCGAGTTCTTCGAGCAAACTCCCGTTGACCCTGCAGTGGATTGCAAATCATACTTTTGTTCTGAGCTAGTGGCAGCAGCACACGTGGCCGTCGGAATAATCGAGCCAAGCGCCGCCGTAGTTTATGAGCCATCTACGCTCTCGCCTAGCGACCTCGCAGATGACTTCACCTTTGGCATCTTTTGCGGGTATCTGATTCCGTACTCTGGGTACATTATTCCCGAAGACGATGAGTATTCCGCAGCGCCGCGGTTGGATGAAATATTTGAAAACAAGACATAA
- a CDS encoding class I SAM-dependent methyltransferase: MPHRWCTSAGLRQTQIESGADITFNEVFKPLFIQRICALKPKRVIEVGAGTGHLSKAISGHGFSLTTIEPSEGMFRIAQEVLSGENVILKNCSSFTLPLSETFDVAFSHMVAHVVEDMPGFFNSIAIHLSQEAHFIFSIPHPCFYNSYKKFFGEEYNYMKRMMKVVSFSITRDPDNLISGVPYHHRPLSDYINALVDAGFALDGFDEIYPPEKTQRKYGELWESPRYCVFVCRKL; this comes from the coding sequence GTGCCGCATAGATGGTGCACTTCGGCAGGCCTCAGACAAACTCAAATTGAGTCTGGCGCCGACATCACCTTTAACGAGGTTTTCAAGCCCTTATTTATCCAGCGAATATGCGCCCTTAAACCCAAGAGAGTTATCGAGGTAGGAGCAGGAACTGGGCACCTATCGAAGGCAATCTCAGGTCACGGATTTTCTCTCACCACAATTGAACCCTCCGAAGGAATGTTCAGGATTGCCCAAGAGGTCCTAAGCGGCGAGAATGTTATCCTTAAAAATTGCTCATCTTTCACACTGCCCCTATCTGAAACTTTTGATGTGGCATTTTCTCACATGGTGGCTCACGTTGTTGAAGATATGCCAGGCTTCTTCAACTCCATAGCTATCCATCTCTCACAAGAAGCACATTTTATTTTCTCAATTCCTCATCCATGCTTCTACAATTCCTATAAAAAGTTTTTTGGTGAAGAATACAACTACATGAAGCGCATGATGAAGGTAGTTTCGTTTAGCATCACTAGGGATCCTGATAATTTGATCTCTGGTGTTCCTTACCATCATAGGCCATTGTCTGACTACATTAATGCGCTTGTAGATGCTGGGTTCGCGCTTGACGGATTTGATGAAATATATCCACCAGAGAAAACGCAGAGAAAATATGGCGAACTGTGGGAAAGCCCA